A stretch of Tachyglossus aculeatus isolate mTacAcu1 chromosome 3, mTacAcu1.pri, whole genome shotgun sequence DNA encodes these proteins:
- the PCBD1 gene encoding pterin-4-alpha-carbinolamine dehydratase, whose protein sequence is MAGKAHRLSAEERDQLLPNLRAVGWNELQDRDAIFKQFHFKDFNRAFGFMTRVALQAEKLDHHPEWFNVYNKVHITLSTHECAGLSERDINLASFIEQVAVTLA, encoded by the exons ATG GCGGGAAAAGCCCACAGACTGAGTGCGGAGGAGAGGGACCAGCTGCTGCCCAACCTGCGGGCCGTGGGCTGGAATGAGCTGCAGGACCGGGATGCCATCTTCAAACAGTTCCATTTCAAGGATTTCAATAGG GCATTCGGGTTCATGACCAGGGTGGCTCTGCAGGCTGAAAAGCTGGATCATCACCCCGAGTGGTTCAATGTCTACAACAAG GTCCACATCACCCTGAGCACCCACGAGTGTGCAGGTCTGTCAGAGCGGGATATCAATCTGGCCAGTTTCATCGAGCAGGTGGCTGTGACTCTGGCCTAG